In the Topomyia yanbarensis strain Yona2022 chromosome 3, ASM3024719v1, whole genome shotgun sequence genome, one interval contains:
- the LOC131692851 gene encoding peroxisomal targeting signal 2 receptor, protein MSTFFTTNRHGYSVRFSPFNPDQFVVASSQFYGLAGGGTLYFLELSPDGGGIVEKRTHSWTDGLFDVTWSESNQEIVVSGSGDGSVQLWNINLSPNNGPPQMVYREHKKEIYSVDWSKVPYEQLFISASWDSTVKIWDPIRNHSLSTYIGHTQLVYNAVFASHIPNTFASVSGDGMLKIWDILCYDLPIASIKAHEGEVLTVDWCKHDSNVLATGASDGLIRVWDLRNFGIPLAELKGNEFAVRKVQFSPHTPSVLASVGYDFTTRIWDFKKSNEALETIKHHSEFTYGLDWNRRRQNQLADCGWDSLVHVFKPDCLADKI, encoded by the exons ATGTCAACGTTCTTCACCACCAACCGCCACGGTTACAGCGTCCGCTTCTCGCCCTTCAATCCGGACCAGTTCGTGGTGGCGTCCAGTCAGTTTTACGGGCTGGCCGGCGGAGGAACACTGTACTTCCTTGAGCTGTCCCCCGACGGAGGTGGAATCGTGGAAAAGCGAACCCACAGCTGGACCGATGGGCTGTTTGATGTG ACATGGTCCGAATCGAATCAGGAAATTGTAGTATCCGGTTCGGGAGACGGAAGCGTCCAGCTGTGGAACATTAACCTTAGCCCGAACAATGGCCCACCGCAGATGGTTTACCGGGAGCACAAGAAGGAGATCTACAGTGTGGACTGGAGTAAAGTACCGTACGAACAGCTCTTCATCAGTGCCAGCTGGGATAGCACGGTGAAAATTTGGGACCCAATCCGGAACCACTCACTCAGCACCTACATTGGCCATACACAACTAGTCTACAATGCGGTGTTCGCATCGCACATCCCGAACACCTTTGCCAGCGTGAGCGGCGATGGAATGTTGAAGATTTGGGATATTCTGTGCTATGATTTACCCATTGCCAGCATCAAGGCACACGAGGGAGAG GTTCTAACGGTCGACTGGTGCAAGCACGACTCAAACGTCCTGGCCACCGGCGCCTCCGATGGTCTCATTCGTGTGTGGGACCTACGCAACTTTGGCATCCCGCTGGCGGAGCTGAAGGGCAACGAATTCGCCGTGAGGAAGGTGCAATTCTCACCCCACACCCCATCGGTGCTGGCTAGCGTCGGCTACGATTTCACCACTCG CATTTGGGATTTCAAGAAAAGCAACGAGGCTCTGGAAACGATCAAGCACCATTCGGAGTTCACGTACGGACTGGATTGGAACCGGCGACGGCAGAACCAGCTGGCCGATTGCGGCTGGGATTCGCTGGTGCATGTTTTTAAACCGGATTGCCTTGCCGACAAAATTTAA